One Novipirellula artificiosorum DNA segment encodes these proteins:
- a CDS encoding AAA family ATPase has protein sequence MDVSEYPVSNIPPRLKEFDHWVAWKTVPQNGRSTKLPVNARDGQLASSTDPATWCSFEEAHLSFAKHAEWSGLGFVFGEDDPFAGVDLDDCLNEDGELIWGGDIVEGLKTYTEVSPSGRGLKMFLEGDKPAYANCRKDGFGPTGRGKVEVYDSKRFFTVTGNHLAGSPRSIEVRQRDLVAICHWLWPQRNGTQPWTARDKNTNDERRFADCLASMLAMDVPDHRDGSHRLFAACCRCVEHDLSDTEALECIGRYAVHVPFPQRWNDEAIVRRIRDAEKRCQRGLAVRPGHASSSDLGAEESGPRCLPVGDLIERYPTLRTPVIDGLLRQGETMNVIAPPKLGKSWLVTDLAIAVGTGRNWLDAYPTHQGNALLLDNELHAETSANRIPKVAEARGVSVSDIAQTVFVDNLRGRLLDFQTLRGYFDGIQPGFFKIIVMDAFYRFLPKDTDENSNGNLTDIYNLIDRYSADLGCSFVLVHHASKGNQSGKSVTDVGAGAGSQSRATDAHLVLRHHQEPGCVVVDAAVRSWPPIEPKVLRWEFPVWLSDELLDPSELKMERPARRTKPEDKEKERWTAEKFAEEFVTEEPQRMTQVRNAASKARIPIRIIKDLQSDAEEQGLIYRWTFGANKPVSLASVPQPTEEA, from the coding sequence ATGGATGTGTCTGAGTATCCCGTATCCAATATCCCGCCACGACTGAAGGAATTCGATCATTGGGTCGCCTGGAAAACAGTCCCGCAGAACGGTCGATCGACCAAACTCCCTGTCAACGCGCGCGACGGACAGCTTGCAAGCTCAACCGATCCGGCAACGTGGTGCTCGTTCGAGGAAGCGCATCTGTCTTTCGCCAAACACGCCGAATGGTCGGGACTCGGTTTCGTTTTCGGCGAAGACGATCCATTCGCGGGCGTAGATCTGGACGACTGTCTCAATGAGGACGGCGAACTGATCTGGGGGGGCGACATCGTGGAAGGATTGAAGACCTACACGGAGGTTTCTCCGTCGGGTCGCGGTCTGAAGATGTTTCTCGAAGGTGATAAGCCAGCGTACGCGAACTGTCGCAAAGATGGATTCGGCCCCACGGGAAGAGGAAAAGTCGAGGTCTATGATTCCAAACGCTTTTTTACGGTGACAGGAAACCACTTGGCCGGATCTCCGCGAAGCATCGAAGTGCGACAGCGGGACTTGGTCGCCATCTGCCATTGGTTGTGGCCTCAACGGAATGGAACGCAACCTTGGACCGCGCGTGACAAAAACACGAACGACGAACGACGTTTCGCGGATTGCCTCGCGTCGATGCTCGCGATGGATGTTCCTGACCACAGGGACGGCTCGCATCGGTTGTTCGCGGCATGCTGCCGCTGCGTCGAGCACGATCTCAGTGATACCGAAGCGCTCGAGTGCATCGGCCGATACGCGGTTCATGTTCCATTTCCACAGCGATGGAACGATGAGGCAATCGTGCGACGCATTCGTGACGCTGAGAAGCGTTGCCAACGCGGCCTGGCCGTCCGTCCCGGGCATGCGAGTTCGTCGGATCTCGGTGCTGAGGAAAGCGGGCCGCGATGCCTGCCCGTTGGCGATCTTATTGAGCGATACCCAACACTCAGGACTCCCGTGATCGATGGGTTGCTCCGTCAAGGCGAAACGATGAACGTGATCGCGCCGCCGAAACTTGGCAAATCATGGCTCGTCACCGATTTGGCGATCGCGGTTGGCACGGGGCGGAACTGGCTAGACGCGTATCCAACGCATCAGGGTAACGCGTTATTGCTGGATAACGAATTGCACGCCGAAACGTCGGCCAATCGAATCCCGAAAGTTGCCGAAGCTCGCGGTGTCAGCGTATCGGACATCGCACAAACGGTTTTCGTTGACAACTTGCGAGGTCGATTGCTGGATTTTCAAACACTGCGAGGGTACTTCGATGGGATCCAGCCGGGATTCTTCAAGATCATTGTCATGGATGCGTTCTATCGATTCTTGCCCAAGGACACCGATGAGAACAGCAACGGGAACCTGACGGATATCTACAACCTGATTGACCGTTATTCGGCTGATCTGGGTTGTTCGTTTGTGCTGGTCCATCACGCCAGCAAAGGCAACCAATCCGGCAAGTCGGTAACCGACGTGGGTGCCGGAGCCGGAAGTCAGTCACGGGCGACGGACGCACACTTGGTACTACGACACCATCAGGAGCCAGGCTGCGTGGTGGTGGATGCCGCAGTGCGATCGTGGCCGCCGATCGAACCGAAGGTCCTACGTTGGGAGTTCCCTGTCTGGCTTTCCGATGAGCTTCTTGACCCGTCGGAATTGAAAATGGAACGGCCAGCCAGGCGAACCAAGCCAGAAGACAAGGAAAAAGAGAGATGGACGGCCGAGAAGTTTGCTGAAGAATTTGTCACGGAAGAACCCCAGCGGATGACGCAAGTGCGCAATGCGGCTTCGAAAGCCCGCATCCCTATTCGCATCATCAAAGACCTTCAATCCGATGCCGAGGAGCAAGGATTGATCTACCGGTGGACGTTTGGAGCGAACAAGCCTGTCAGCCTCGCTTCCGTTCCTCAGCCCACGGAGGAGGCATGA